From the genome of Leguminivora glycinivorella isolate SPB_JAAS2020 chromosome Z, LegGlyc_1.1, whole genome shotgun sequence, one region includes:
- the LOC125241447 gene encoding uncharacterized protein LOC125241447 isoform X1, with the protein MESKRVNSAPNVNRQTSKTKRDTAATKTAKNAKGDCGEVSESTSHTQFFVKKRKFDPFTRMARDKYYDMQASSESSSSDSFGCIHGPGGKSYTDSEQLKRAFRHELDPVPVDETWNTKCPPAYGWEMARKLHFLVMDAEPLRQLDRLNAHLQDFATTSRHGYKIDVLDSVIVILDFLEGTYRKEPSLREGFVTLLKNIHQPIVMNNNVDFQRFYDNVTKYIGFIGCLLLCLEEDELFTIVSDALLWHLSAPDPRRPSNALQRRATLLAGAPVLYHAAARMLAVTDSNRFPTFLKMSLLLAAASQENCMELIKENVLENIFYRFNPYFPERKLPAYDINPADPQHYNVQLGDSSVHLPATLTLLLVLVKALKQRCEKDPKFAEQLPAPDNYAQRCFIWAYRYECRARAHQAQRITLTVITTVLLRCFGVRLEGFSACLMPDVMSLSVATELQIRGGWAATVNFNTSQSDVQFKKALIYLSVDFIKIFPYNRFLIASQHWFVGLVCLLDPGLTQLRPKWPQPLYDELRQTALQALVCVLPLTQTDLAKDCGLIRRVMWYVEWYSWNPYELTVLYWCLRLLKAAVGHRGSSPHSRAIKELFNSHGIIILMHLCATLIRQREPPVEMSQVILALTLRVAAGGIEAPGKVKCEVYPQISWPSSINALTWTMMNVVMRSLERSYIISERWLISLLNFIWEGVIWREDYRKQFLANNGVYQLLDLITMVRPSVQCVALALVCDATSAGGSVAQLVTWRAGVGASNAVSIITSLIMRGMAPAGVVRALALVCDATSAGGSVAQHVTWRAGVGASNAHPRVVQTGDTIATLLASLVRDECRKLGVKLDENGVIQDLNTPLRSARVRKALENPKCHKVHNRQPICYAAADLAGSRISKAYALLQMLSEDLNDKVSIADEAYNLYKHIHLAPKDEVILTLCSHFLIEKLMETWIETEMQTTELEPHDADILEEFVHINRGWNVEIKRQQEVITEMDRKKKHEEERSLYAFLARVRLNTALDALREVRGCARASSRDQLVRAMLGDAVLAHHRRSVQANDFGETLLRTYQAPLDEQNTTGQYVKTYCIPKNSKLDTKSTTLYSVR; encoded by the exons ATGGAAAGCAAGCGAGTAAATTCTGCTCCAAATGTGAATCGCCAAACGTCGAAAACAAAACGAGACACTGCAGCCACGAAAACCGCAAAAAATGCTAAAGGAGATTGCGGCGAAGTATCTGAGAGCACTTCCCATACTCAGTTCTTTGTTAAGAAGAGAAAATTTGACCCGTTCACGAGAATGGCAAGGGATAAATATTACGACATGCAAGCCTCTTCTGAAAGTTCGTCCTCAGATAGTTTCGGCTGCATACATGGTCCAGGGGGAAAATCTTACACGGACAGCGAACAGCTAAAAAGAGCATTTCGTCACGAATTGGATCCTGTTCCAGTAG ATGAGACGTGGAACACCAAGTGCCCCCCGGCGTACGGATGGGAGATGGCGCGCAAGCTCCACTTCCTCGTCATGGACGCCGAGCCCCTCAGGCAGCTGGACCGACTCAATGCCCATTTACAAGACTTTGCTACCACCTCTAGACACGGATAT AAAATCGACGTCCTTGATAGTGTAATTGTCATACTAGACTTTCTGGAGGGCACGTACAGGAAAGAACCCAGTTTACGTGAAGGTTTTGTGACGTTATTGAAGAACATACATCAACCTATTGTAATGAATAACAATGTAGACTTTCAAAGGTTTTATGATAACGTGACAAAATATATAGGATTTATAG GTTGTCTGTTGCTGTGTTTGGAAGAAGACGAGCTGTTCACGATAGTCTCTGACGCGTTGCTATGGCACCTGTCAGCGCCGGACCCGCGGCGGCCCTCGAACGCGCTGCAGCGGCGCGCGACGTTGCTGGCGGGAGCACCGGTGCTGTACCACGCAGCTGCCAGGATGCTGGCCGTCACCGATTCCAACCGCTTCCCCACGTTTTTGAAGATGTCTCTGCTGCTCGCTGCAGCCTCTCAAGAAAATT GTATGGAGCTGATCAAGGAGAACGTActagaaaatatattttaccgCTTCAACCCATACTTCCCCGAGAGAAAGTTGCCAGCCTACGACATTAATCCAGCCGATCCTCAACACTACAATGTTCAATTGG GAGATAGCAGCGTCCACCTCCCCGCTACGCTGACGTTACTCCTAGTGCTCGTCAAGGCATTGAAGCAACGTTGCGAAAAGGATCCCAAATTTGCAGAACAGTTACCGGCGCCAGATAATTACGCACAAAG GTGCTTTATATGGGCGTACAGATACGAGTGTCGCGCGCGCGCTCACCAAGCACAGCGGATCACGCTGACCGTGATCACCACTGTTTTGCTCCGGTGCTTCGGCGTACGGCTCGAAGGGTTTTCTGCATGTCTGATGCCCG ACGTGATGTCGTTGTCGGTGGCGACAGAGCTCCAGATCCGCGGGGGCTGGGCTGCCACCGTGAACTTTAACACCTCCCAGTCAGACGTGCAGTTTAAAAAGGCCCTTATATACCTTAGCGTggatttcattaaaatatttccaTATAACCGATTT TTGATAGCATCCCAGCATTGGTTTGTTGGCCTCGTGTGTTTGCTGGACCCCGGTCTGACGCAGCTCAGGCCCAAGTGGCCACAGCCCCTTTACGACGAGCTCCGGCAAACGGCTCTCCAGGCGTTAGTGTGCGTGCTACCGCTGACGCAGACCGATCTGGCTAAAGACTGTGGATTAATACGGAG AGTAATGTGGTACGTGGAGTGGTACTCGTGGAACCCGTACGAGCTAACCGTGTTGTACTGGTGCCTGCGGCTCCTCAAGGCAGCTGTGGGCCATCGTGGCTCGTCACCGCACTCTCGCGCCATCAAGGAGCTGTTCAACTCGCACGGAATTATCATTCTCATGC ATTTGTGTGCTACTCTGATTCGGCAACGCGAACCGCCCGTGGAGATGTCCCAGGTGATCCTCGCTCTGACCCTGCGAGTGGCGGCGGGCGGCATCGAAGCCCCGGGGAAGGTCAAGTGCGAGGTGTACCCTCAGATCTCGTGGCCAAGCTCCATCAACGCCCTCACGTGGACCATGATGAATGTCGTTATGCGGTCGCTTGAGAGGAGTTACATTATCAGTGAAAG GTGGTTAATATCGCTCTTAAATTTTATTTGGGAAGGTGTAATATGGAGAGAAGATTACAGAAAACAGTTCTTGGCAAATAATGGTGTTTACCAATTATTAGATTTAATTACG ATGGTTCGCCCGTCGGTGCAGTGCGTGGCGCTGGCGCTGGTGTGCGACGCAACCAGCGCCGGCGGCTCCGTGGCGCAGCTTGTCACCTGGCGCGCCGGCGTCGGCGCTTCTAACGCTGTTAGCATCATCACTTCACTTATTATGCGTGGTATGGCGCCTGCCGGTGTAGTGCGAGCGCTGGCGCTGGTGTGCGACGCAACCAGCGCCGGCGGCTCCGTGGCGCAGCATGTCACCTGGCGCGCCGGCGTCGGCGCTTCTAACGCT CACCCTCGCGTTGTGCAAACGGGAGATACCATAGCGACTCTCTTGGCGTCGCTCGTCCGGGATGAATGCCGCAAGCTCGGCGTGAAGTTGGACGAGAATGGAGTTATACAGG ACTTAAATACTCCGTTGAGATCGGCTAGAGTTCGGAAAGCGCTGGAAAACCCTAAATGTCACAAAGTGCACAACCGACAGCCAATATGCTACGCTGCTGCTGATTTGGCAGGCTCTCGTATATCAAAG GCTTACGCTCTTCTACAGATGTTGTCTGAAGACTTGAACGACAAGGTGTCGATAGCGGACGAAGCGTACAACCTGTACAAACACATTCATCTGGCGCCCAAAGACGAA GTAATTTTAACACTGTGTTCACATTTCTTGATTGAGAAGCTAATGGAAACGTGGATAGAAACAGAAATGCAAACTACTGAACTGGAGCCACACGATGCCGATATTCTTGAAGAATTTGTTCACATAAACAG AGGCTGGAATGTTGAAATAAAACGTCAACAAGAAGTTATTACCGAAATGGACCGAAAAAAA AAACACGAGGAGGAGCGTTCACTATACGCGTTCCTAGCTCGGGTGCGGCTGAACACGGCCCTGGACGCGCTGCGCGAGGTGCGCGGCTGCGCGCGCGCCTCCTCGCGCGACCAGCTCGTGCGCGCCATGCTGGGCGACGCCGTGCTGGCGCACCACCGCCGCTCCGTGCAGGCCAACGACTTCGGCGAAACTTTGCTGCGTACCTACCAGGCGCCGCTTGACGAACAG
- the LOC125241447 gene encoding uncharacterized protein LOC125241447 isoform X2 has product MESKRVNSAPNVNRQTSKTKRDTAATKTAKNAKGDCGEVSESTSHTQFFVKKRKFDPFTRMARDKYYDMQASSESSSSDSFGCIHGPGGKSYTDSEQLKRAFRHELDPVPVDETWNTKCPPAYGWEMARKLHFLVMDAEPLRQLDRLNAHLQDFATTSRHGYKIDVLDSVIVILDFLEGTYRKEPSLREGFVTLLKNIHQPIVMNNNVDFQRFYDNVTKYIGFIGCLLLCLEEDELFTIVSDALLWHLSAPDPRRPSNALQRRATLLAGAPVLYHAAARMLAVTDSNRFPTFLKMSLLLAAASQENCMELIKENVLENIFYRFNPYFPERKLPAYDINPADPQHYNVQLGDSSVHLPATLTLLLVLVKALKQRCEKDPKFAEQLPAPDNYAQRCFIWAYRYECRARAHQAQRITLTVITTVLLRCFGVRLEGFSACLMPDVMSLSVATELQIRGGWAATVNFNTSQSDVQFKKALIYLSVDFIKIFPYNRFSNVVRGVVLVEPVRANRVVLVPAAPQGSCGPSWLVTALSRHQGAVQLARNYHSHAWLISLLNFIWEGVIWREDYRKQFLANNGVYQLLDLITMVRPSVQCVALALVCDATSAGGSVAQLVTWRAGVGASNAVSIITSLIMRGMAPAGVVRALALVCDATSAGGSVAQHVTWRAGVGASNAHPRVVQTGDTIATLLASLVRDECRKLGVKLDENGVIQDLNTPLRSARVRKALENPKCHKVHNRQPICYAAADLAGSRISKAYALLQMLSEDLNDKVSIADEAYNLYKHIHLAPKDEVILTLCSHFLIEKLMETWIETEMQTTELEPHDADILEEFVHINRGWNVEIKRQQEVITEMDRKKKHEEERSLYAFLARVRLNTALDALREVRGCARASSRDQLVRAMLGDAVLAHHRRSVQANDFGETLLRTYQAPLDEQNTTGQYVKTYCIPKNSKLDTKSTTLYSVR; this is encoded by the exons ATGGAAAGCAAGCGAGTAAATTCTGCTCCAAATGTGAATCGCCAAACGTCGAAAACAAAACGAGACACTGCAGCCACGAAAACCGCAAAAAATGCTAAAGGAGATTGCGGCGAAGTATCTGAGAGCACTTCCCATACTCAGTTCTTTGTTAAGAAGAGAAAATTTGACCCGTTCACGAGAATGGCAAGGGATAAATATTACGACATGCAAGCCTCTTCTGAAAGTTCGTCCTCAGATAGTTTCGGCTGCATACATGGTCCAGGGGGAAAATCTTACACGGACAGCGAACAGCTAAAAAGAGCATTTCGTCACGAATTGGATCCTGTTCCAGTAG ATGAGACGTGGAACACCAAGTGCCCCCCGGCGTACGGATGGGAGATGGCGCGCAAGCTCCACTTCCTCGTCATGGACGCCGAGCCCCTCAGGCAGCTGGACCGACTCAATGCCCATTTACAAGACTTTGCTACCACCTCTAGACACGGATAT AAAATCGACGTCCTTGATAGTGTAATTGTCATACTAGACTTTCTGGAGGGCACGTACAGGAAAGAACCCAGTTTACGTGAAGGTTTTGTGACGTTATTGAAGAACATACATCAACCTATTGTAATGAATAACAATGTAGACTTTCAAAGGTTTTATGATAACGTGACAAAATATATAGGATTTATAG GTTGTCTGTTGCTGTGTTTGGAAGAAGACGAGCTGTTCACGATAGTCTCTGACGCGTTGCTATGGCACCTGTCAGCGCCGGACCCGCGGCGGCCCTCGAACGCGCTGCAGCGGCGCGCGACGTTGCTGGCGGGAGCACCGGTGCTGTACCACGCAGCTGCCAGGATGCTGGCCGTCACCGATTCCAACCGCTTCCCCACGTTTTTGAAGATGTCTCTGCTGCTCGCTGCAGCCTCTCAAGAAAATT GTATGGAGCTGATCAAGGAGAACGTActagaaaatatattttaccgCTTCAACCCATACTTCCCCGAGAGAAAGTTGCCAGCCTACGACATTAATCCAGCCGATCCTCAACACTACAATGTTCAATTGG GAGATAGCAGCGTCCACCTCCCCGCTACGCTGACGTTACTCCTAGTGCTCGTCAAGGCATTGAAGCAACGTTGCGAAAAGGATCCCAAATTTGCAGAACAGTTACCGGCGCCAGATAATTACGCACAAAG GTGCTTTATATGGGCGTACAGATACGAGTGTCGCGCGCGCGCTCACCAAGCACAGCGGATCACGCTGACCGTGATCACCACTGTTTTGCTCCGGTGCTTCGGCGTACGGCTCGAAGGGTTTTCTGCATGTCTGATGCCCG ACGTGATGTCGTTGTCGGTGGCGACAGAGCTCCAGATCCGCGGGGGCTGGGCTGCCACCGTGAACTTTAACACCTCCCAGTCAGACGTGCAGTTTAAAAAGGCCCTTATATACCTTAGCGTggatttcattaaaatatttccaTATAACCGATTT AGTAATGTGGTACGTGGAGTGGTACTCGTGGAACCCGTACGAGCTAACCGTGTTGTACTGGTGCCTGCGGCTCCTCAAGGCAGCTGTGGGCCATCGTGGCTCGTCACCGCACTCTCGCGCCATCAAGGAGCTGTTCAACTCGCACGGAATTATCATTCTCATGC GTGGTTAATATCGCTCTTAAATTTTATTTGGGAAGGTGTAATATGGAGAGAAGATTACAGAAAACAGTTCTTGGCAAATAATGGTGTTTACCAATTATTAGATTTAATTACG ATGGTTCGCCCGTCGGTGCAGTGCGTGGCGCTGGCGCTGGTGTGCGACGCAACCAGCGCCGGCGGCTCCGTGGCGCAGCTTGTCACCTGGCGCGCCGGCGTCGGCGCTTCTAACGCTGTTAGCATCATCACTTCACTTATTATGCGTGGTATGGCGCCTGCCGGTGTAGTGCGAGCGCTGGCGCTGGTGTGCGACGCAACCAGCGCCGGCGGCTCCGTGGCGCAGCATGTCACCTGGCGCGCCGGCGTCGGCGCTTCTAACGCT CACCCTCGCGTTGTGCAAACGGGAGATACCATAGCGACTCTCTTGGCGTCGCTCGTCCGGGATGAATGCCGCAAGCTCGGCGTGAAGTTGGACGAGAATGGAGTTATACAGG ACTTAAATACTCCGTTGAGATCGGCTAGAGTTCGGAAAGCGCTGGAAAACCCTAAATGTCACAAAGTGCACAACCGACAGCCAATATGCTACGCTGCTGCTGATTTGGCAGGCTCTCGTATATCAAAG GCTTACGCTCTTCTACAGATGTTGTCTGAAGACTTGAACGACAAGGTGTCGATAGCGGACGAAGCGTACAACCTGTACAAACACATTCATCTGGCGCCCAAAGACGAA GTAATTTTAACACTGTGTTCACATTTCTTGATTGAGAAGCTAATGGAAACGTGGATAGAAACAGAAATGCAAACTACTGAACTGGAGCCACACGATGCCGATATTCTTGAAGAATTTGTTCACATAAACAG AGGCTGGAATGTTGAAATAAAACGTCAACAAGAAGTTATTACCGAAATGGACCGAAAAAAA AAACACGAGGAGGAGCGTTCACTATACGCGTTCCTAGCTCGGGTGCGGCTGAACACGGCCCTGGACGCGCTGCGCGAGGTGCGCGGCTGCGCGCGCGCCTCCTCGCGCGACCAGCTCGTGCGCGCCATGCTGGGCGACGCCGTGCTGGCGCACCACCGCCGCTCCGTGCAGGCCAACGACTTCGGCGAAACTTTGCTGCGTACCTACCAGGCGCCGCTTGACGAACAG